The Pseudomonas pergaminensis nucleotide sequence TGCAACGACATCGAAAACCAACCCTCCCGGTGGCCCAAGGGTGCGCAGCCTTCCCTGCCGTTATGGCTCGCCACCCACCCGCGCTGCACGCCGTATGACCCGGCCTCCGGCGAGGAAGCCCGAGCGATTGTGCTGGCAGCGTTGCGTAGCCTGTATGTCGACGGCAAGCCCGGGTTCTATTACCTGGCCCTGCATGATCATGAAAGCGCGGCGCCCCTGAGTGAGCAGGACCGAGAAGCCGCACTCAAGGGCATGTACCGACTCCAACCTGACACCCCTGCGGATGTGCGCCTGCTCGGCGCAGGCCGGGCGCTTGAAGAGGTGCTGCAGGCCAGGCAGCTGTTGGAACAGGACTGGGACATCACCGCGCAACTGTGGAGCTGCCCCAGCTACACACGACTGGCCCGCGAGGCTGGCGCGGCTGAACGCTGGAATCGCCTGCCCCCCGGGGTGCCCAAGCGCAGCTGCCATCTGCGCGATTGCCTGGCCGGGAATGCAACGCCAGTGATTGCAGTGACCGGCTATCAGCAGGCGATTGTCGATCAGTTAGCGGCGCACGTGGATGCACGCTTTGTGGCGCTGGGCGCGGGGTCGGTGCAGGCGGCGGCGCCGAGTCGGTATTGGATCGTGGTAACGGCGCTCAGGGCATTGGCGGATGAAGGGCGGATCGACGCACGGCAGGTGCAGGCCGCGATGAATCGCTATGCAGTCGAATGCGCTGGACTGTAGGAGTCGGCTTGCCGGCTCCTACAAGGTTTTCGTGGGGCTTTAGGTTTTGCGGCGGCTGCGGGTCTGGACGCCGGCATCCATCGCCAGCCCGGCGGTGCGCTCCAGTGCGTCGGCAAAGCACTGGCGTTGCTCGGGCTCGATCTGTGACAGGAACAGCTCATCCACCGTGCTTTCGTAGATCTTCCACATCTTTTTACGCAGCACCCGACCGGCCTCGGTGATCGAGGCAAACGCTGCGCGGCCGTCGCCGTCGGAGCGGGAACGCACCACCAGGCCGTCCTTTTCCAGGCGGTCGACCAGCCGTGTGAGGTTGTAGCGCTCGATGGCCAGCACATCGGCCAGTTCGTGCATGCGGCGGGTACCGTCGGGGCCGCTTTCCAGGCCCCACAACGCGTCATACCAGGCATAGGGTGGCAGGCCCGCCTCTGCCAGGCGCCGCTCGATTTCGCGGATGACCGTCCTGTGGGCCCTGACAAAACGGAACCATACATCCGGCTCTTTCGACGACATGCAACACCATCCGGGCAATTTCAAGAAGGTTGCAATAGTAGCTCATCCCGCGCTAGATTCGGTCATGTAGTTGCAATTGCAATTACATTTGCCGGCACTCCCACAAGGAGCCCGCCACTTGAAATCCGCCTACCCTGGAGCCTCCACATGACCCCGAACAACGCAGTCAGACGCGATGACGATCCACAGGAAACCCGCGAGTGGCTGGACTCCATCGAATCGGTGCTGTCCACCGAAGGCCGCCCGCGCGCCCACTACCTGATCGATCAGTTGCTGGATTTCGACGTGGCGCGGCATGGCGACTTCTACGGGCGGGTGACCACGCCCTACGTCAATACAATCCCGGTGGACCGTCAATTGCCCTACCCTGGCAACCTGGCCATCGAACGCCGTACCAATGCGTTTATCCGTTGGAACGCCATGGCAATGGTGTTGCGTGCAGGCAAACACTCAGGCGTCGGTGGGCACATCGCGACCTATGCGTCAGCCGCAGTGCTGTACGACGTAGGTTTTGATCACTTCTTCCGTGGCCGAACCGACAGCTTTGAGGGCGACCTGGTGTACATCCAGGGTCACTCCTCCCCCGGCATCTACGGCCGCGCCTACCTGGAAGGCCGCATCAGCGAAGCGCAACTCGACAACTTCCGCCGCGAGGCCGGTGGCGACGGTATTTCGTCCTACCCACACCCACGGCTGATGCCGGACTTCTGGCAATTCCCTACCGTGTCCATGGGCCTCGGCCCCATCACCGCCGCTTACCAGGCGCGCTTTATGCGCTACCTGGAATTGCGCGGCCTCAAGCAACACCAGGGACGCAAGGTCTGGGCCTTCCTCGGTGATGGTGAAATGGATCAGCCGGAATCCCTGGCCGCCATTTCCCTGGCCGGGCGCGAGAAACTCGACAACCTGATCTTCGTGGTCAACTGCAACCTGCAACGCCTGGACGGCCCCGTGCGCGGCAACGCCAAGGTGATCCAGGAGTTCGAAAGCCTGTACCGCGCCGCCGGCTGGAACGTGATCAAAGTGATCTGGGGCAGTGGCTGGGACGCGCTGCTGGACAAAGACCAAAGCGGCCTGCTGCGCCAACGCATGATGGAATGCGTGGACGGCGACTATCAGAACTACAAGTCACAGAACGGCGCCTATGTACGCGAACATTTCTTCGGCAAGTACCCGGAATTACTCGCGTTGGTTGCGGACATGTCCGACGACGAAATCTGGAAACTCTCACGGGGTGGACACGACCCGGACAAGGTCTACAACGCCTATTCGGCTGCCGTGCGCCATGGCGGCCAGCCCACTGTGATCCTGGCGAAAACCGTCAAGGGCTTCGGCATGGGTGAGGCCGGCGAAGGCCAGAACATCAACCATCAATTGAAGAAAATGGGCGCCGATGCGGTAAGAGCATTCCGCGATCGTTTCGACCTGGACGTCGCGGACGACCAACTCGCCGACATCCCCTACCTCAAGCCCGCGTCCGATAGCGAAGAGGCCCGCTACTTCGCCGCTCGCCGCCAGGCCCTGGGCGGCTACGTACCGGCGCGCCACAGCGTGGTCGAACCCTTGCAGATCCCCGAACTGGCCGCCTTCGCCACCCAGCTCAAGGACACCGGCGAACGGGCAATCTCCACCACCATGGCCTTTGTGCGCATCCTTGGCACCCTGCTCAAGGACCCGCACCTGGGCAAACTGATCGTGCCCATCGTGCCGGATGAGTCGCGTACCTTCGGTATGGAAAGCCTGTTCCGTCAGATCGGCATCCACTCGGCCGTAGGCCAGCTCTACACCCCGCAGGACGCAGGGCAACTGAGCTACTACAAGGAAAGCAAGGACGGACAGATCATGCAGGAAGGCCTGAATGAATCAGGCGCCATTTCCTCATGGATCGCGGCGAGTACGTCCTACAGCAACCACGCTGTGATGACCGTGCCGTTCTATATTTTCTACTCGATGTTCGGCTTCCAACGCGTTGGCGACCTCGCCTGGGCGGCAGGCGATGCGCGGGCGCGCGGCTTCCTGCTGGGGGCCACGGCAGGCCGCACCACGCTGATGGGCGAAGGCTTGCAGCATGACGATGGGCACAGCCATATCCTGTCGTCAGTGATCCCTTGCTGCGTGTCCTACGACCCGACGTTTGCCTACGAGCTGGCGGTAATCATACGCGAGGGCATGCGGCGGATGTACGTGCAGCAAGAGGACATTTACTACTACATCACCTTGCTGAACGAAAACTACCCGCACCCGGCAATGCCCGAAGGTGTGGAGGACGGCATTCTCAAGGGTATGTACCGGCTCAGTGCCAGCACGCAGGCCCAGGTGCAACTGATGGGCAGCGGCTCAATCCTGCGCGAAGTGATTGCGGCGGCCGAGTTGCTGCACAAGGACTTCGGCATCCACAGTAATGTATGGAGCACAACCAGCCTCACCGAGTTGCGCCGTGACGGGCATGCCGTGGAGCGCTGGAACCTGCTGCACCCGCAGAGCGAGCCAAGGGTGAGCTACGTGGAGCACTGCCTGGCCAGTGAAACAGGGCCGGTGGTGGTGGCGACGGACTACATGAAGCTGTTTGCCGATCAGATTCGCCCCTTCGTTCCCGGCCGGCGCTTTGTGGCGCTGGGCACGGACGGTTTTGGGCAATCGGACACCCGTGAAACCCTGCGGGCGTTCTTCGAAGTGGACCGGCATTTCATCGCGCTGGCGGCCTTGAAGGCCTTGGCGGATGACGGCGTGATCGGACGCGAGAAAGTCAGTGAAGCGATCAGCCGCTACGGGATCAACGTCGACAAAGTCAACCCCGTAGCAGTCTGAGCTACTGCGCAGGCGTCGGCAGGGGCGGAATCGCTTCTGTCGGCGCAGGCAAGTCCGGGTTGCTGGTGGCCGGTGCGGGTTCTGCCTGCGGCGCAATCGGCGCGGCCTCGGCAGGTGGCGTGACGGGCTGGGAGACAGGCTGCGGGGCGGCAGGCTCTTCCTTCGGCGGCTCGACTTTCTCGGTAGCCGGGGCGGCCTTGGGTTCCGGCACCCCCAGCTCGGCTTTAGGTTGCTCGGGGATATGCTCGGCCTTCTTCACTTCCTGTGGCAGGAACACATCAACCAGCGAAAAATAACGCTCGTAGAATTTCGGCGCCGAAACGGTCTCGCTCGCCACCTTCACCATCGAGTCATCGGTGGAGCCGATCGGCATCGACACCGAACCCAACACCCCAACCCCCAGGCTCGCGGAGTTGTTGACCTTCTTCAGCGCATAGCGATCCTGCAAGGCGTTGGCGAACATCGTCGAATGGTTGGTGCCTTTGCCATCATCGGCACACACCACGTTGAAGCTGATCTGCAAGTGGGTTTCGCCGGTCTGCTGGAAGCTCTTGTTACCCACGACCAGTTTCGGGTCGCTGCTGGTGATGATGTAGCCCTGGCTCAGCAAGGCGCGCCGTGCGGCTTCACACGCGGCGACGTCAGTCACCGGGTAATCCCGGGAAAACGTACCGGAGTCGTCGAAATTCTCATGTTCATAAATAGCGGTCTTGGGTGACGAGCAGCCCGCGGCGCCCGCCAACACCAGCGCCAACCCGAGGCTACGCAAGTGAAATGATGTCGACATTGAAAATCCTGAGGAAAACGGTCCGGGCGGTATTGTGCAACAGAACGAGGCCTTGGCGCGCGCATTCCTGTCGGTAAAACGTCACAGCCTTAGATTGAACCACTCGCAGGAAAAAGCCCTGCGCACATATGCTCAATAAACACGCGCAATTTGACCGAGGCATGGCGACTTGATGGCCATAACAGCCAGAAACTGCCCCGATGTTCCAGGTGGTCATCCAGCACCCGTTGCAGGCGCCCGTCGGCAACGGCCTGATTGACCATGTAGTCCGGCAGGCAGGCGATCCCCAGCCCTTCATGCACCACGTGGTTGAGGGACTCGATGGTGGTACTGACCAACGGGGCGCGCAAGACAGGTTCCGAGGCGCCGGCAGCCAGGCGCAACGGCCAGGGCTCCAGCTTGCCCGTGGCGCAGAACTTGTGACGCAGGCAGGCATGCTCGCTCAACTGCTGCGGCAGTCGCGGGGTGCCATGCTCGCGGAAATAGGCCGGGGTGCCCACCACTACCAACTGGTAATGCCCCAGGTGACGCGCCATAAGGCGCGAATCTTCCGGCTTGCCCGTGCGAATCACCGCGTCGAAACCTTCTTCGATCACGTCCACCATGCGGTCGGAGAAATCCACATCCAACTCGATCTCCGGGTAAGCCCGCATGAAATCGCTGAGCACCGGCATTAACAAGCCGCGCACTTGCGGCACGCTGATGCGCAACTTGCCTCGGGGCGTGGCGCTGGCCTCTGTCAGTTCGCGCTCGGCGGCTTCGACTTCGGCCAGGATACGCCGCGAACGCTCAAGGAACAGCGCTCCCTCGCTGGTCAAGGTGATGCTGCGGGTGCTGCGGTGAAACAGCCGCACGCCCAGGCGCTCTTCCATCCGCGCGATGCTCTTGCCGACGGCCGACGATGACACACCCAGTACACGCCCTGCGAGGGTGAAGCTGCGCGTCTCCGCCACCTGCACGAATACCGAGAGGCTGCCCAAGTTGTCCATGATGCCTCGTAATGATTAAGGACGCCTACGTCCGATAAGTTCGGAACCTTAGCCTGTTTTTCCGTGGACAACAGCCCCCTACTCTGCCTGCTTGCCCTTTTGCATGGATAGAGTGTGATGACTTCCCTCACTGATTCCCCCGTGACCGCTCAAAAAGACACCCTACCGCTGGGTGGTTTGCTGGCCTTGGCCAGTGCCGGTTTTATTACCATCCTTACCGAAGCCATGCCCGCCGGCCTGCTGCCGCAAATGGGCGAAGGCCTGGGCGTGTCGCCCGCACTGGTTGGCCAACTGGTGACGCTGTATGCCCTGGGCTCACTCGTCGCCGCCATCCCGCTGACGCTGTTGACGCGCGGCTGGCGCCGTCGGCCGTTGTTGCTGGTGGCCATTGGCGGCTTCGCCCTGGTCAACAGCGTGACCGCGCTTTCCAGCCACTATGGGCTGACCCTGGTGGCGCGCTTCTTTGCCGGCGTGTTCGCCGGGCTGCTGTGGGCATTGCTGGCGGGGTATGCCAGCCGGATGGTCGCGCCACACCTGCAAGGTCGAGCCATTGCAGTGGCGATGCTGGGCGCCCCGCTGGCGCTGTCGTTGGGTGTGCCCGCAGGTACGTTTCTTGGCGCCGCCGTTGGCTGGCGCCTGAGCTTTGCACTCATGACCGGCCTGACGCTGTTGCTGTTGATAGGGGCGCGTCTGCAACTGCCGGATTTCGCCGGCGAACAGGCCGGAAAACGCTTGGCCCTGCATCAAGTGCTGAGCTTGCCGGGTATTCGTCCGGTGCTGTGGGTGACCTTTACCTACGTACTGGCCCACAACATTCTCTACACCTACATCGCCCCATTGCTGGTGCCGGCGGGCATTGCCGCCGACATCGACCGCGTGCTGCTGGTATTCGGCCTCGCCGCGCTGTTGAGCATCTGGCTGGCCGGTGTGTTGATTGACCGGTGGTTGCGTGCACTGCTGTTGATCAGTTGCGCGCTGTTTGGTTTAGTCGCCTTGGCCCTGGCGTTCTGGATGAACCTGCCAGCGGTGATCTACCTCACCGTGGCGTTATGGGGCCTGGCGTTCGGCGGCCTGCCGGCCCTGCTGCAAACGGCGCTGGCCAAATCGGCCGGCGAGTCGGCGGACGCCGCGCAATCGATGCTGGTGACCGTGTGGAACCTGGGCATCGCAGGCGGCGGCCTGGTGGGCGGTGTGTTGCTCCAGGGCTGGGGCGTCGGCGCATTTGCCTGGGCGGTTGTGCTGCTGATGGTACTGGCCCTGGCCGGCGCGTTACAGGCGGCGCCCCAACAACTGGCCCGGCCACCCTTCAAGGTCAAACGTTGAAATACGCTGATACCCGCACGCCTCGTAAAAACGCACCAGGTCGCCCGTGCCGCCGGCGTAACAGTCCACGCGCAGGCGGTTGACCCCGGCAGCGCGGGCACGCTCATCGGCGAAAGCCAACAGCTGCCGGCCCAACCCACGCGCACGGGCATCACGTGCGGCGATCAGCAAACGCACATAGACTTCCGGCTCAGACGCCGGCGGCACGTAAGGCATGGGCTCGCCCAGCACGAGTGCCGCCAGCACCCGTCCTTCAGGCGTTTCAACCACCCAGGCACCGGGCATGCCACACGCGTCCGTGACTTGCGCGACCCGCCGGGGCAATGCGGACCAGGGCTCGGTGCCCCATTGGGCGTGATTACCCATCCCGACAAACCAGGCAATTACCTCGTCAAATACCTGCAGCATGGCCGGGGCATCCGCTGCGCTGGCACGACGGATCACCCAGCCTTCTTTTCCTTGAATAGACACGCTTGAGACTCCAGGGTCGGCGATAACGAATGCCCAGTCTAGCGCACATAAAAAAGCCCCCGGACTTTTCAGGCCGGGGGCTTTTTGTTCAAACCAACATCAGAACTTCTTGATGTCAGCCTTGGTTTCCAGCTGCTTGCGGTAGGCCGCGAAGTCCTGCTGGCCCACGCGGGAGGCGAGGAAGCGGCGGTATTGCGCCTTTTCTTCGTCCGTTGGGGCAACGGCTTCGTTGACGCCGTTCAAGCGCACGATCACCAGGCTACCGTCAGCCAGGGTCACGGTGGTGAAGGTCGGCTTGTCCTTGGCCGCAGGCTTGGGCATGCGGAACAGGGCTTGCAGCACGGCCGGGTCGATCGCTTCCTGGCTACGGGTAGCCGCTTCAGTGACCTTCCATGCCTGGCCGTCGACCGGCTGGTTCAGCGGGGTCTTGCCATCACGCAGGCTGGCGATCAACTCGTCAGCGTGGGCCTTGGCAGCCGCGCTGGCGCGTTCCTTGGCCATCTGGGTGCGAATCGCCGCTGCAACGCTTTCCAGCGGCAGTTGCGAAGGCTTCAGGTGCTCTTTGGCACGCAGCACGATGATGGTTTCCGGGTCCAGCTCGATGGCGGTGCTGTTGGCCCCCTCATCCAGGACTTCCGGGCTGAACGCAGCGGTGACCACGGCACGGTTGGCCGCGACACCTTCGCCACCGTCACGGCCAAATGGCGCGGAGGTGTGAACGGTCAGCTTCAGGTCGGACGCTGGCTGGGCCAGGTCGGAGGCTTCGAATGCCGCATCTTCCAATTGCTTGGTCGCTTCGACAAAACGCTGCTCGACCTGCTGGGTCTTGAGCTCTTTGGTCAGCTTGTCTTTCAGGCTGGCAAACGTCGGCACTTGGGGTGCTTCAACGCCCAACAGCTTGATCAAGTGCCAACCGAAGGTGCTGCGCACCGGCGCCGAGACCTGGTCCTTGTTCAACGCGTACAAGGCCGCTTCGAAGTCCGGATCGTAGACGCCAGGGCCGGCGAAGCCCAGGTCGCCGCCACTGTTGGCCGAACCTGGATCCTGGGAGAACTCCTTGGCCAGGGCTTCGAACTTCTCACCTTTGGCCAGGCGTGCCTGGATTTCTTCGATCTTGGCCTTGGCTTGCGCGTCGGTGACCTTGTCGTTGACTTCAATCAGGATGTGCGCGGCACGACGCTGTTCAGCGAGGTTGGCGGTTTCTTTCTGATAGGCAGCCTGCAGCTCATCGTCCTTCACGGTAACCTGGTCGAAGAAGGAAGACTTCTTCAGTTCCAGATAGTCGATGACCACTTGATCAGGGGTCATGAACTCTTTGGCGTGCTGGTCGTAGTAAGCCTTGACCTCGTCGTCGGTAAGTTTCACCGCCGCAGGGTTGGCCTTGATGTTGACGGTGGCGAAGTCGCGAGTCTGTTTTTCCAGACGGGCGAATGCCAGCACTTCGGAATCGGTGACGAAACCGCTGCCGGCAATACCTGCGCGAACCTGGCCGATCAGCATTTCCTGGGTCAGCATCTGCCGGAACTGCAGGCGGCTGTAGCCCAACTGACGAGTGACCTGGTCAAAACGGTCGGCGTTGAACTTGCCGTCCACCTGGAATTCCGGCGTCTGCAGGATCACTTGGTCCAGCGCGGCTTCAGAGAAGCCAAACTTGGAATCGGCGGCGCCTTGCAGCAGCAGCTTGCGATCGATCAGGCCCTTGAGGGCCGCTTCGCGCAGCAGTTTTTCGTCCAGCAGGGAAGCATCGAAATCCTTGCCCAGCTGTTGCATCAGCTGGCGACGTTGCATGTCGACGGCCTGGCTCAATTCGGTCTGGGTGATTTCTTCACCGTTGACCTTGGCCACGTCCTGCTTACTGTTACCCGAAGCCTGGAAAATGGCTTCGATACCGGTGAACGCCATCAATGCGACGATGATCCCGATAATGGTCTTGGCAATCCAGCCTTGTGAATTGTCCCTGATATTTTGCAGCATGCGTCCCCCAGAAACGGTTGAACTTCAAAAATAGGCAACCGTGGAGCGTGGGTAGAGTCCGGATAGAAGAAAGGCGCATCCGAGGATGCGCCTTCTCGTAACTGGCGGAGCGGACGGGGGTTTGAACCCACACCCCCGGCGTGGCGACCCGATGGATACGTGGGTCAGCTGCCGCTCCGCTGCCAGGTCGAACCTGCGTTCGACCCGGGTAGGCAAAGGCTAGATCGAAGCTTAGTTAACGGCTTCTTTCAGGGCTTTACCGGCTTTGAAACCTGGTTTCTTGGCAGCAGCGATTTGCAGTGCTTTGCCAGTCTGTGGGTTGCGGCCAGTGCGAGCTGGGCGGTCAGTCACAGAGAAAGTACCGAAGCCTACCAGTACCACGGAGTCGCCGGCCTTCAGAGCGCCAGTGACGGATTCGATTACTGCATCCAGCGCACGGCCAGCAGCAGCTTTCGGGATATCAGCGGATGCAGCGATAGCATCAATCAGTTCCGACTTGTTCACTCTAAGTCCCCTTATATATCTATTGAGTATGATTCTAAGTTTTTTGGTGAAAGCAAAAACCAGTGCTGAATGGCCTACAGACACTTAAGAGCCGCTTTATAACAAGGGCTCTAAAAAGCTGTCAAGGAAGCCACCAGGCTTTAACGCATTAATGCGTGCTAATTCTTTCCTTGGAATCAGACTCGCGTTTTTCGTCCTTTGCAACTATCTCCGGAGCCACATCCGGCAAGGGCTCCGGCGCGTATTGCAGCGCAATTTGCAGGACCTCGTCAATCCATTTAACCGGTTTAATCTGAAGATCTTGCTTGATATTGTCCGGAATTTCCTTCAAGTCGCGAACATTCTCTTCAGGAATGATCACGGTCTTGATACCACCGCGGTGTGCAGCAAGCAATTTCTCTTTCAGGCCACCGATAGCCAATACCTGGCCACGCAGGGTAATTTCCCCGGTCATGGCAACATCGGCGCGCACCGGAATGCCGGTCAATGCCGACACCAGGGCCGTGCACATGCCTACGCCAGCGCTAGGGCCGTCTTTCGGGGTCGCCCCTTCCGGCATGTGGATGTGAGTGTCGTGCTTCTCGTGGAAGTCCAGGGGGATCCCCAGGCTCCGGGCGCGGCTGCGCACCACGGTCTGCGCGGCCGTGATGGATTCGACCATCACGTCACCGAGGGAACCGGTCTTGATCAGCTGGCCCTTGCCCGGGATCACCGCGGCTTCGATGGTCAGCAACTCGCCGCCCACCTGGGTCCACGCCAGGCCAGTCACCTGACCGACCTGATCCTGCTGCTCGGCCAGGCCATAGCGGAATTTCCGCACGCCCAGGAAGTGCTCAAGGGAGTCGGCCGTGACCTTCACCGAGAAGCGTTTTTCCAGTGCATGTTCCTTGACCGCTTTGCGGCAGATCTTCGCGATCTGGCGCTCCAGGCCCCGTACACCGGCCTCGCGGGTGTAGTAGCGCACGATGTCGCGGATCGCCTCGACCTCGAACTCGATCTCACCTTTCTTCAAGCCATTGGCCGAAGTCTGCTTGGGCGCAAGGTATTTGACGGCGATGTTGATCTTCTCGTCTTCGGTGTAACCCGGCAGACGAATCACCTCCATCCGGTCCAGCAGGGCTG carries:
- a CDS encoding transketolase-like TK C-terminal-containing protein, coding for MTTATAHAAQLCIDALSAATPASRSPLYTVTSMADTLEFSRQAWVIRGQSRSRRVGHWPSWFARNTVEKPLLYLHTAQSSAQLSALSDAAHQRGILCNDIENQPSRWPKGAQPSLPLWLATHPRCTPYDPASGEEARAIVLAALRSLYVDGKPGFYYLALHDHESAAPLSEQDREAALKGMYRLQPDTPADVRLLGAGRALEEVLQARQLLEQDWDITAQLWSCPSYTRLAREAGAAERWNRLPPGVPKRSCHLRDCLAGNATPVIAVTGYQQAIVDQLAAHVDARFVALGAGSVQAAAPSRYWIVVTALRALADEGRIDARQVQAAMNRYAVECAGL
- a CDS encoding MarR family winged helix-turn-helix transcriptional regulator, producing the protein MSSKEPDVWFRFVRAHRTVIREIERRLAEAGLPPYAWYDALWGLESGPDGTRRMHELADVLAIERYNLTRLVDRLEKDGLVVRSRSDGDGRAAFASITEAGRVLRKKMWKIYESTVDELFLSQIEPEQRQCFADALERTAGLAMDAGVQTRSRRKT
- the aceE gene encoding pyruvate dehydrogenase (acetyl-transferring), homodimeric type, translated to MTPNNAVRRDDDPQETREWLDSIESVLSTEGRPRAHYLIDQLLDFDVARHGDFYGRVTTPYVNTIPVDRQLPYPGNLAIERRTNAFIRWNAMAMVLRAGKHSGVGGHIATYASAAVLYDVGFDHFFRGRTDSFEGDLVYIQGHSSPGIYGRAYLEGRISEAQLDNFRREAGGDGISSYPHPRLMPDFWQFPTVSMGLGPITAAYQARFMRYLELRGLKQHQGRKVWAFLGDGEMDQPESLAAISLAGREKLDNLIFVVNCNLQRLDGPVRGNAKVIQEFESLYRAAGWNVIKVIWGSGWDALLDKDQSGLLRQRMMECVDGDYQNYKSQNGAYVREHFFGKYPELLALVADMSDDEIWKLSRGGHDPDKVYNAYSAAVRHGGQPTVILAKTVKGFGMGEAGEGQNINHQLKKMGADAVRAFRDRFDLDVADDQLADIPYLKPASDSEEARYFAARRQALGGYVPARHSVVEPLQIPELAAFATQLKDTGERAISTTMAFVRILGTLLKDPHLGKLIVPIVPDESRTFGMESLFRQIGIHSAVGQLYTPQDAGQLSYYKESKDGQIMQEGLNESGAISSWIAASTSYSNHAVMTVPFYIFYSMFGFQRVGDLAWAAGDARARGFLLGATAGRTTLMGEGLQHDDGHSHILSSVIPCCVSYDPTFAYELAVIIREGMRRMYVQQEDIYYYITLLNENYPHPAMPEGVEDGILKGMYRLSASTQAQVQLMGSGSILREVIAAAELLHKDFGIHSNVWSTTSLTELRRDGHAVERWNLLHPQSEPRVSYVEHCLASETGPVVVATDYMKLFADQIRPFVPGRRFVALGTDGFGQSDTRETLRAFFEVDRHFIALAALKALADDGVIGREKVSEAISRYGINVDKVNPVAV
- a CDS encoding DUF2242 domain-containing protein, translated to MSTSFHLRSLGLALVLAGAAGCSSPKTAIYEHENFDDSGTFSRDYPVTDVAACEAARRALLSQGYIITSSDPKLVVGNKSFQQTGETHLQISFNVVCADDGKGTNHSTMFANALQDRYALKKVNNSASLGVGVLGSVSMPIGSTDDSMVKVASETVSAPKFYERYFSLVDVFLPQEVKKAEHIPEQPKAELGVPEPKAAPATEKVEPPKEEPAAPQPVSQPVTPPAEAAPIAPQAEPAPATSNPDLPAPTEAIPPLPTPAQ
- a CDS encoding LysR family transcriptional regulator, whose amino-acid sequence is MDNLGSLSVFVQVAETRSFTLAGRVLGVSSSAVGKSIARMEERLGVRLFHRSTRSITLTSEGALFLERSRRILAEVEAAERELTEASATPRGKLRISVPQVRGLLMPVLSDFMRAYPEIELDVDFSDRMVDVIEEGFDAVIRTGKPEDSRLMARHLGHYQLVVVGTPAYFREHGTPRLPQQLSEHACLRHKFCATGKLEPWPLRLAAGASEPVLRAPLVSTTIESLNHVVHEGLGIACLPDYMVNQAVADGRLQRVLDDHLEHRGSFWLLWPSSRHASVKLRVFIEHMCAGLFPASGSI
- a CDS encoding MFS transporter — encoded protein: MTSLTDSPVTAQKDTLPLGGLLALASAGFITILTEAMPAGLLPQMGEGLGVSPALVGQLVTLYALGSLVAAIPLTLLTRGWRRRPLLLVAIGGFALVNSVTALSSHYGLTLVARFFAGVFAGLLWALLAGYASRMVAPHLQGRAIAVAMLGAPLALSLGVPAGTFLGAAVGWRLSFALMTGLTLLLLIGARLQLPDFAGEQAGKRLALHQVLSLPGIRPVLWVTFTYVLAHNILYTYIAPLLVPAGIAADIDRVLLVFGLAALLSIWLAGVLIDRWLRALLLISCALFGLVALALAFWMNLPAVIYLTVALWGLAFGGLPALLQTALAKSAGESADAAQSMLVTVWNLGIAGGGLVGGVLLQGWGVGAFAWAVVLLMVLALAGALQAAPQQLARPPFKVKR
- a CDS encoding GNAT family N-acetyltransferase translates to MSIQGKEGWVIRRASAADAPAMLQVFDEVIAWFVGMGNHAQWGTEPWSALPRRVAQVTDACGMPGAWVVETPEGRVLAALVLGEPMPYVPPASEPEVYVRLLIAARDARARGLGRQLLAFADERARAAGVNRLRVDCYAGGTGDLVRFYEACGYQRISTFDLEGWPGQLLGRRL
- a CDS encoding SurA N-terminal domain-containing protein; this translates as MLQNIRDNSQGWIAKTIIGIIVALMAFTGIEAIFQASGNSKQDVAKVNGEEITQTELSQAVDMQRRQLMQQLGKDFDASLLDEKLLREAALKGLIDRKLLLQGAADSKFGFSEAALDQVILQTPEFQVDGKFNADRFDQVTRQLGYSRLQFRQMLTQEMLIGQVRAGIAGSGFVTDSEVLAFARLEKQTRDFATVNIKANPAAVKLTDDEVKAYYDQHAKEFMTPDQVVIDYLELKKSSFFDQVTVKDDELQAAYQKETANLAEQRRAAHILIEVNDKVTDAQAKAKIEEIQARLAKGEKFEALAKEFSQDPGSANSGGDLGFAGPGVYDPDFEAALYALNKDQVSAPVRSTFGWHLIKLLGVEAPQVPTFASLKDKLTKELKTQQVEQRFVEATKQLEDAAFEASDLAQPASDLKLTVHTSAPFGRDGGEGVAANRAVVTAAFSPEVLDEGANSTAIELDPETIIVLRAKEHLKPSQLPLESVAAAIRTQMAKERASAAAKAHADELIASLRDGKTPLNQPVDGQAWKVTEAATRSQEAIDPAVLQALFRMPKPAAKDKPTFTTVTLADGSLVIVRLNGVNEAVAPTDEEKAQYRRFLASRVGQQDFAAYRKQLETKADIKKF
- a CDS encoding HU family DNA-binding protein; translation: MNKSELIDAIAASADIPKAAAGRALDAVIESVTGALKAGDSVVLVGFGTFSVTDRPARTGRNPQTGKALQIAAAKKPGFKAGKALKEAVN